From the genome of Argentina anserina chromosome 4, drPotAnse1.1, whole genome shotgun sequence, one region includes:
- the LOC126790322 gene encoding uncharacterized protein LOC126790322 produces MGKGTWVHWVMMLLHLVAVLIFTRGFLLTRTELPNFSQCHDVSQSPCFFDNQHLNQTDGRCWSKPAIDRLVIIVFDALRFDFVAPSTFFQEKKPWMNKLKLVQDLAATNASTARIFKAIADPPTTSLQRLKGLTTGGLPTFIDVGNSFGAPAIVEDNLLLQLAQNGKRVVMMGDDTWTQLFPSHFRKAFPYSSFNVRDLDTVDNGCIEHLLPFLHQDDWDVLIAHFLGVDHAGHIFGVDSPQMIEKLEQYNTVLQNVVDALESQSKPGGRHENTLLLVMGDHGQTVNGDHGGGTAEEVETSMFALSFKNPSSSIPAEFDTSSCRLDLDKRNICISSIQQLDFAATVSALLGIPFPFGSIGRVNPQLYALGGGTWNFEDNMGSCQNQPKLDEWMLNYVNVLCTNSWQVKRYIDIYSASSVIGFSHEDLLHIGNIYAKAEERWSHTTKKLLHKKESCNELLSALKRQIEEYFTFLASVAELARSKWTEFNLKLMGAGLGIMFISLIVHLLAIKKVKEQYGFSFTSSGDSGISFGLIFACFVGVIRACSFLSNSFILEEGKVACFLLATTGFVKLRSSFLKKKMISEAFVLLLLVTICRFSIQFGLSKQAPSSEFVGAYPSWMIGITLLWNFVAEVLPVLTLALLALLLHKAITRSSPEGMWNYIIIGTGLLSYILIAVHWSSESSLLNLAWVLKDVGSNFIPRLVYAIGVGQLLLLTINQLFIKQKSSVGGKILSTKAVAMFSVWSSTIIILLGKQGPFIALAFIIGGYCIMRLDNVELDGKDGGTWNLMLDPVPVTQWSLFAVCLFFCTGHWCAFDGLRYGAAFTGFDEFVLVPQAILLTMDTYGFSLILPIIGLPILVACRGQTEKGKQPILGRLSLVYMIYGLIMATSVTATIVCVTIHRRHLMVWGLFAPKFVFDVVGLILADGFICLASLYYFSRVEDHALCDPLK; encoded by the exons ATGGGAAAGGGAACATGGGTGCACTGGGTGATGATGCTACTACACCTCGTGGCCGTCCTCATATTCACCAGAGGCTTCCTCCTCACACGCACCGAGCTCCCCAACTTCAGCCAATGCCACGACGTCTCCCAATCTCCTTGCTTTTTCGACAACCAACACCTCAACCAGACCGACGGCCGTTGCTGGAGCAAACCCGCCATTGATCGACTCGTCATTATCGTCTTCGACGCCCTCAG GTTTGATTTTGTGGCCCCCAGTACTTTTTTCCAAG AAAAGAAGCCTTGGATGAATAAATTGAAGCTTGTACAAGACCTGGCTGCTACCAATGCATCGACGGCTCGCATTTTCAAGGCCATTGCTGATCCACCTACCACCAGTTTGCAGCGTTTGAAG GGATTGACAACAGGTGGGCTGCCGACTTTTATTGATGTTGGGAATAGCTTTGGTGCTCCGGCAATAGTTGAAGATAACTTGTTACTTCAG TTGGCTCAAAATGGAAAGAGAGTTGTCATGATGGGAGATGATACATGGACACAGTTGTTTCCTTCACATTTCCGCAAAGCTTTTCCTTACTCATCTTTTAATGTTAGGGATCTTGACACG GTGGACAATGGATGCATTGAGCACCTTCTTCCATTCTTGCATCAAGATGATTGGGATGTCCTTATAGCACACTTTCTTGGTGTG GACCATGCAGGTCACATATTTGGGGTTGATTCTCCGCAAATGATAGAGAAGTTGGAGCAATACAACACCGTTTTGCAA AATGTAGTTGATGCACTGGAGAGCCAGTCTAAACCAGGGGGACGTCACGAGAATACTTTACTACTTGTGATGGGCGATCATGGTCAGACTGTAAATGGGGATCATGGCGGAGGGACTGCTGAAGAG GTTGAAACATCCATGTTTGCTCTGAGCTTTAAGAATCCCTCATCTTCCATTCCAGCAGAATTTGATACTTCATCTTGTAGACTAGATTTG GATAAGAGGAATATCTGCATCAGTTCCATCCAGCAG CTAGACTTTGCAGCAACAGTATCAGCGCTGCTTGGTATTCCCTTTCCTTTTGGAAG TATTGGGCGCGTCAATCCTCAATTATATGCCTTAGGCGGTGGAACATGGAATTTTGAGGACAATATGGGAAGTTGCCAGAACCAGCCAAAGTTGGACGAATGGATGCTGAATTATGTCAATGTACTCTGTACCAATTCTTGGCAG gtaaaacgatatatagATATTTATTCAGCTTCTTCAGTTATTGGATTTTCCCATGAAGATCTGTTGCACATTGGAAACATATATGCTAAAGCAGAGGAGAGATGGTCACATACTACAAAGAAGTTATTGCATAAAAAGGAAAGCTGCAATGAACTGTTGTCGGCTCTTAAGAGGCAAATTGAGGagtattttacttttctaGCAAGTGTTGCTGAACTTGCCCGGTCCAAATGGACCGAGTTTAATTTAAAGTTGATGGGTGCAGGACTTGGTATTATGTTTATATCACTCATTGTCCATCTCCTTGCAATTAAGAAAGTGAAAGAGCAATAtggtttttctttcacttcatCTGGAGATTCCGGGATATCCTTTGGCTTAATTTTTGCTTGTTTTGTGGGGGTGATACGTGCATGCAGCTTCCTCTCCAATAGTTTCATCT TGGAGGAAGGAAAAGTGGCCTGCTTTCTTTTGGCCACAACTGGATTTGTTAAGTTACGATCATCATTcttaaagaagaagatgatatcaGAA GCGTTTGTTTTGCTTCTACTGGTTACCATATGCAGATTTTCAATTCAATTCGGTTTGTCAAAACAGGCTCCTAGTTCTGAATTTGTGGGTGCATATCCTTCATGGATGATAGGAATCACCTTGCTTTGGAATTTTGTTGCTGAAGTTTTGCCAGTGCTTACCCTGGCTTTATTGGCACTCTTGCTACACAAGGCCATTACTAGAAGCTCTCCTGAGGGGATGTGGAATTATATTATTATCGGAACTGGTTTATTAAGTTACATTCTGATTGCAGTGCATTGGTCTTCAGAAAGTAGCCTATTAAATCTGGCTTGGGTGCTTAAAGATGTTGGAAGTAATTTCATTCCTCGACTAGTATATGCCATTGGAGTTGGACAACTTTTATTACTCACGATTAATCAGCTTTTTATTAAACAAAAATCTTCAGTAGGCGGCAAAATCTTATCTACTAAAGCAGTAGCCATGTTTTCTGTGTGGAGTTCAACAATCATTATTCTGCTGGGAAAACAAGGACCCTTCATTGCGTTAGCATTTATAATTGGAG GTTATTGCATAATGCGGCTGGATAATGTGGAACTAGATGGCAAAGATGGAGGTACTTGGAATTTGATGCTTGATCCAGTTCCTGTAACACAATGGAGTCTTTTTGCCGTGTGCCTGTTTTTCTGCACTGGCCACTG GTGTGCTTTTGATGGCCTCCGATATGGCGCTGCATTTACAGG CTTTGATGAGTTCGTCTTAGTTCCCCAAGCAATCCTTCTTACAATGGATACTTATGGTTTTTCCCTCATCCTTCCGATAATTGGACTTCCAATTCTTGTTGCATGCCGAGGGCAGACCGAAAAGGGAAAGCAACCCATCCTCGGGCGATTATCTCTT GTCTATATGATTTATGGACTCATTATGGCTACTTCAGTCACAGCCACTATTGTATGTGTTACAATCCATAGGCGGCATTTGATG GTATGGGGTTTATTTGCTCCCAAGTTTGTTTTTGATGTGGTCGGTCTTATCCTTGCAGACGGTTTCATTTGTCTAGCCTCTCTTTACTACTTCAGTCGAGTGGAAGATCATGCCCTATGCGATCCATTAAAATAG
- the LOC126790842 gene encoding F-box/kelch-repeat protein At1g16250 isoform X1 yields the protein MGSLHKAIIPGLPDDLALRCLAKLSHGYHGLVETVSKTWRDLIRSSDYANYKTREGLCGNWLFVLTEGSNNEWVAYDPEADRWHPLSKIPSVHGEERHYGFSCISVRNRFFVIGGSYSHDNPTFPHQRPLVTNEVMQFDPFKKQWTNVASMITPRSHFACTVISGKIYVAGGRNLACTRGLALAEVYDPVADKWEELPPMPHPQMDCLGLSYKGKFHVLSEQVGLPDQNTSEVFSLSDETWCTMEDVWPLSRAMQFAVQMIGYNRVYTVVDWGESLIKTRDSEKGEWYNIGSVPSVVLPDHSRQLEAFGYGFAALQNELYVIGGKALKWEQSGAGRFDIVKLDLVRVCNPLVEPLKWRETRPMIGSARGAVLGCASMEEVSSN from the exons AT GGGATCTCTGCATAAAGCTATCATTCCTGGGTTGCCTGACGACTTGGCATTGAGATGTCTGGCAAAGCTGTCTCATGGATATCATGGACTGGTTGAGACTGTTTCAAAGACATGGAGAGATTTGATCCGGAGTTCAGACTATGCCAACTATAAAACCAGGGAAGGTTTGTGTGGCAACTGGTTGTTTGTTCTGACTGAAGGCTCCAACAATGAGTGGGTTGCTTATGATCCTGAAGCTGATAGGTGGCATCCTCTGTCAAAAATTCCTTCTGTCCATGGTGAGGAGAGACACTATGGATTTTCATGTATTAGTGTTCGCAATCGATTTTTCGTAATAGGAGGGTCCTATTCTCATGACAATCCTACATTTCCCCATCAGAGGCCTTTGGTAACAAATGAGGTTATGCAGTTTGATCCGTTTAAGAAACAATGGACCAATGTGGCAAGCATGATTACTCCCCGCTCTCACTTTGCATGTACGGTCATATCAGGGAAAATTTATGTTGCTGGGGGACGTAACTTAGCTTGCACCAGAGGGCTTGCTCTTGCTGAGGTCTATGATCCGGTGGCTGACAA ATGGGAAGAGTTGCCACCAATGCCCCACCCGCAGATGGACTGCTTAGGCTTATCTTACAAAGGAAAATTTCATGTTCTTAGCGAGCAAGTAGGCCTGCCAGACCAAAATACCTCAGAGGTGTTTAGTCTATCTGATGAAACATGGTGCACAATGGAAGATGTTTGGCCTTTGTCAAGGGCAATGCAATTTGCTGTGCAGATGATAGGATATAATCGAGTGTATACTGTTGTAGATTGGGGTGAGAGCTTGATAAAAACACGAGACTCTGAAAAAGGGGAGTGGTACAACATAGGCTCAGTTCCATCTGTGGTTCTTCCTGATCACAGTCGGCAACTGGAGGCTTTTGGTTATGGTTTTGCTGCCTTACAAAATGAATTATATGTCATAGGAGGGAAGGCTCTGAAGTGGGAACAATCTGGTGCTGGGAGGTTTGACATtgtcaagttggatttggtgAGGGTTTGTAACCCCTTGGTTGAGCCATTGAAATGGAGGGAAACTAGACCCATGATTGGGTCAGCTCGGGGCGCTGTCCTAGGGTGTGCATCCATGGAAGAAGTATCTTCAAACTGA
- the LOC126790842 gene encoding F-box/kelch-repeat protein At1g16250 isoform X2, with product MGSLHKAIIPGLPDDLALRCLAKLSHGYHGLVETVSKTWRDLIRSSDYANYKTREGLCGNWLFVLTEGSNNEWVAYDPEADRWHPLSKIPSVHGKIYVAGGRNLACTRGLALAEVYDPVADKWEELPPMPHPQMDCLGLSYKGKFHVLSEQVGLPDQNTSEVFSLSDETWCTMEDVWPLSRAMQFAVQMIGYNRVYTVVDWGESLIKTRDSEKGEWYNIGSVPSVVLPDHSRQLEAFGYGFAALQNELYVIGGKALKWEQSGAGRFDIVKLDLVRVCNPLVEPLKWRETRPMIGSARGAVLGCASMEEVSSN from the exons AT GGGATCTCTGCATAAAGCTATCATTCCTGGGTTGCCTGACGACTTGGCATTGAGATGTCTGGCAAAGCTGTCTCATGGATATCATGGACTGGTTGAGACTGTTTCAAAGACATGGAGAGATTTGATCCGGAGTTCAGACTATGCCAACTATAAAACCAGGGAAGGTTTGTGTGGCAACTGGTTGTTTGTTCTGACTGAAGGCTCCAACAATGAGTGGGTTGCTTATGATCCTGAAGCTGATAGGTGGCATCCTCTGTCAAAAATTCCTTCTGTCCATG GGAAAATTTATGTTGCTGGGGGACGTAACTTAGCTTGCACCAGAGGGCTTGCTCTTGCTGAGGTCTATGATCCGGTGGCTGACAA ATGGGAAGAGTTGCCACCAATGCCCCACCCGCAGATGGACTGCTTAGGCTTATCTTACAAAGGAAAATTTCATGTTCTTAGCGAGCAAGTAGGCCTGCCAGACCAAAATACCTCAGAGGTGTTTAGTCTATCTGATGAAACATGGTGCACAATGGAAGATGTTTGGCCTTTGTCAAGGGCAATGCAATTTGCTGTGCAGATGATAGGATATAATCGAGTGTATACTGTTGTAGATTGGGGTGAGAGCTTGATAAAAACACGAGACTCTGAAAAAGGGGAGTGGTACAACATAGGCTCAGTTCCATCTGTGGTTCTTCCTGATCACAGTCGGCAACTGGAGGCTTTTGGTTATGGTTTTGCTGCCTTACAAAATGAATTATATGTCATAGGAGGGAAGGCTCTGAAGTGGGAACAATCTGGTGCTGGGAGGTTTGACATtgtcaagttggatttggtgAGGGTTTGTAACCCCTTGGTTGAGCCATTGAAATGGAGGGAAACTAGACCCATGATTGGGTCAGCTCGGGGCGCTGTCCTAGGGTGTGCATCCATGGAAGAAGTATCTTCAAACTGA
- the LOC126791412 gene encoding rhomboid-like protein 14, mitochondrial, translated as MERRGSRSNGMLPLLALHAASEYYRLDRKPPVTAALIAANSLVYLRPAFLEPILPSIHDVWFNPHLILKNNDLKRFLLSPFYHVGESHLVYNMLSLLWKGIKLESSMDSTEFASMVAVLLGMSQGITLLLSKALLVLFDYERAYYSEYAVGFSGVIFAMKVVLNSRSGNYSYVHGIPMPSRYAAWAELALIQMLVPGVSFIGHLGGILAGLLYLRMRGAYSGSDPITLVIRGVTDVLRLPMRFLRRVFPFRRRQVSGRGQVGGTHRGINLADWRCNACTYENSGWLDACEMCSTIRNDNDNGNTMASHPLPHYSRDLTLEELRQLRLERFAR; from the exons ATGGAGAGGCGAGGCTCCCGATCGAACGGAATGCTGCCGCTACTAGCTCTCCACGCCGCCAGCGAGTACTACCGGCTCGACAGGAAGCCGCCGGTCACCGCCGCTCTCATCGCCGCCAATTCCCTCGTCTACTTACGCCCGGCGTTCCTTGAACCCATCCTCCCTTCCATCCACGACGTCTGGTTCAACCCTCACCTCATCCTCAAG AATAATGACTTGAAGAGGTTCTTATTGTCACCGTTTTACCATGTGGGAGAGTCTCATCTGGTTTACAATATGCTGTCCCTTTTATGGAAGGGAATTAAGTTAGAGTCGTCTATGGATAGCACCGAATTCGCGTCCATGGTTGCTGTCTTACTCGGCATGTCCCAAGGGATCACATTGCTGCTTTCGAAAGCGCTGCTGGTTTTGTTTGACTATGAGAGGGCGTATTACTCGGAGTATGCTGTTGGGTTTTCCGGGGTGATATTTGCGATGAAGGTGGTTCTGAATTCACGGTCAGGGAACTATAGTTATGTGCATGGGATTCCCATGCCATCGCGTTATGCTGCGTGGGCGGAGTTGGCTCTTATTCAGATGCTGGTGCCTGGTGTGTCTTTTATCGGCCATTTGGGTGGAATTCTTGCGGGGCTTCTGTATCTGCGGATGAGGGGTGCGTATTCGGGTTCAGACCCAATTACTTTAGTTATTAGAGGTGTTACTGATGTGCTGAGATTGCCGATGAGGTTTTTGAGACGAGTGTTTCCGTTTAGACGGAGGCAGGTATCTGGTAGAGGACAGGTTGGTGGGACTCATAGAGGAATCAATCTGGCAGATTGGAGGTGCAATGCTTGTACATATGAGAATTCTGGGTGGTTAGATGCGTGTGAAATGTGTAGCACCATCAGGAATGACAATGACAATGGCAACACCATGGCGTCGCATCCCTTGCCACATTATTCCCGCGACCTTACTTTGGAAGAATTAAGGCAACTAAGGTTGGAAAGATTTGCTAGATGA
- the LOC126792325 gene encoding uncharacterized protein LOC126792325, producing MSGVFRSLTDSLPTHCCLNIQSFSLLTEYHGVSGYESKEFEAGGYSWKSVLYPNGDKKKNVKDHISVYLRIAGEDTLRASWGVCVDFRLFLLDQNKGRYLDYSTVSLSLYLRLAKQISPPAMKVYAQYSVCIRNRNNGRHGH from the exons ATGTCAG GCGTTTTCAGATCACTGACAGATTCACTGCCGACTCATTGCTGTCTAAATATACAGTCGTTTTCATTGCTAACTGAATATCATGGAGTCAGTGGCTATGAATCGAAAGAGTTTGAAGCCGGAGGATACAGTTG GAAATCGGTGCTATACCCCAATGGAGACAAAAAGAAGAATGTGAAAGACCACATCTCTGTCTACTTGCGCATCGCCGGAGAAGATACACTTCGGGCTAGTTGGGGAGTATGTGTTGATTTTAGATTGTTTTTGCTTGATCAGAATAAGGGAAGATACTTG GATTATAGTactgtttctctctctctttaccTGCGATTGGCTAAACAAATATCTCCTCCTGCCATGAAAGTATATGCACAGTATTCCGTATGCATCCGAAACAGGAACAATGGCAGACATGGACATTGA